A genomic window from Nocardioides jiangxiensis includes:
- a CDS encoding NAD-dependent succinate-semialdehyde dehydrogenase — protein MTITPSRTGLVPASVHATITRLDPEHGQHIAGAGLAAGSGATFDVLDKATGDHLATFADGGATEATAAVDAAAAAFPGWAATAPRVRAEALRTAFALMVERSEELAALIAAENGKSLADARAEVTYAAEFFRWFAEEAVRPEGDFAESPAGGTRTIVTSHPVGVAALVTPWNFPAAMATRKIGPALAAGCTVVLKPATETPLTALAVARILEEAGVPAGVVNVVTGTDPGAIVGTWLADSRVRKVSFTGSTGIGRLLLGQAAERVVNSSMELGGNAPFVVAADADLDAAVAGAMIAKFRNGGQACTAANRFYVHADVADAFTAKFGAAIEALHVGSAFEEDTAIGPLISAKAVTNLSALVEDAVARGARISHRAGTSPLEGHFYPPTLLVDVPADAEIVRTEAFGPVAPIVTWTDEADLLTQVNDTEFGLASYVYSRDLRWALKLAERIEAGMVGVNRGVVSDPAAPFGGYKQSGIGREGAREGVRAFTETQYFSVDWS, from the coding sequence ATGACGATCACCCCCAGCCGCACCGGCCTCGTGCCGGCCTCGGTCCACGCCACCATCACCCGCCTCGACCCGGAGCACGGCCAGCACATCGCCGGCGCCGGACTCGCCGCCGGATCGGGTGCCACCTTCGACGTGCTCGACAAGGCCACCGGTGACCACCTGGCCACCTTCGCCGACGGCGGGGCCACCGAGGCCACCGCTGCCGTCGACGCTGCTGCCGCGGCGTTCCCCGGGTGGGCCGCGACGGCCCCGCGGGTGCGCGCCGAGGCGCTGCGCACGGCGTTCGCCCTGATGGTGGAGCGCTCCGAGGAGCTCGCCGCACTGATCGCCGCGGAGAACGGCAAGTCGCTCGCCGACGCCCGCGCCGAGGTCACCTATGCGGCGGAGTTCTTCCGCTGGTTCGCCGAGGAGGCGGTCCGGCCCGAGGGCGACTTCGCCGAGTCGCCGGCCGGAGGCACCCGCACGATCGTCACCAGCCACCCGGTCGGCGTCGCCGCCCTCGTCACGCCGTGGAACTTCCCGGCCGCGATGGCGACCCGCAAGATCGGCCCCGCCCTCGCCGCCGGCTGCACGGTGGTCCTCAAGCCGGCCACGGAGACCCCGCTCACCGCGCTCGCCGTGGCGCGGATCCTCGAGGAGGCCGGCGTCCCGGCCGGCGTCGTCAACGTCGTCACCGGCACCGACCCGGGCGCCATCGTCGGCACCTGGCTCGCCGACTCCCGGGTCCGCAAGGTCTCCTTCACCGGCTCCACCGGCATCGGCCGGCTGCTCCTCGGCCAGGCGGCCGAGCGCGTGGTCAACAGCTCGATGGAGCTCGGCGGCAACGCCCCCTTCGTCGTCGCCGCCGACGCCGACCTCGACGCCGCGGTGGCGGGCGCGATGATCGCCAAGTTCCGCAACGGCGGCCAGGCGTGCACCGCCGCCAACCGGTTCTACGTCCACGCCGACGTGGCCGACGCCTTCACCGCGAAGTTCGGTGCCGCCATCGAGGCGCTGCACGTCGGGTCGGCGTTCGAGGAGGACACGGCGATCGGCCCGCTCATCTCGGCGAAGGCGGTCACCAACCTCTCCGCGCTGGTCGAGGACGCCGTCGCGCGCGGCGCCCGGATCAGCCACCGTGCCGGGACCAGCCCGCTCGAGGGCCACTTCTACCCGCCGACGCTGCTCGTCGACGTCCCCGCCGACGCCGAGATCGTGCGCACCGAGGCGTTCGGCCCGGTCGCCCCGATCGTCACCTGGACCGACGAGGCCGACCTGCTCACGCAGGTCAACGACACCGAGTTCGGCCTGGCCTCCTACGTCTACTCGCGCGACCTGCGGTGGGCGCTCAAGCTCGCCGAGCGGATCGAGGCCGGCATGGTCGGCGTCAACCGCGGTGTCGTCTCCGACCCGGCCGCGCCCTTCGGTGGCTACAAGCAGAGCGGCATCGGTCGCGAGGGCGCCCGCGAGGGCGTGCGTGCCTTCACCGAGACGCAGTACTTCTCCGTGGACTGGAGCTGA
- a CDS encoding DMT family transporter: MYAAFALLIAAIALEVAATSALARADGFRDPVWTAVVLGGYALSAWLLALVIRHMSVSMAYAIWSGLGTALVAVIGVLWLGESLNAAKVAALAMIVTGVVVLNLQGAH; this comes from the coding sequence ATGTACGCCGCGTTCGCGCTGCTGATCGCCGCCATCGCCCTCGAGGTCGCCGCGACCTCCGCCCTCGCCAGGGCGGACGGCTTCCGCGACCCGGTCTGGACTGCGGTGGTGCTCGGTGGCTACGCCCTCTCGGCGTGGCTGCTCGCGCTGGTGATCCGGCACATGTCGGTCTCGATGGCGTATGCGATCTGGTCGGGTCTCGGCACCGCGCTCGTCGCGGTGATCGGTGTGCTCTGGCTCGGGGAGTCGCTCAACGCCGCGAAGGTCGCCGCCCTCGCGATGATCGTCACCGGCGTCGTGGTCCTCAACCTGCAAGGCGCGCACTGA
- a CDS encoding cytochrome P450 — MALDFKHASIVEGVRFTAQVGVPNVVQGLFKKRPGVVSTVGKLPADALAHRLVAGLAAKYGPDPFWVRVGGDEALLVTHPDDLRIVLGGSPSPFASDPDAKRKGMAAFQPTALTISRGDLWADRRAFAEAVLQTASPLHSLAGTFAAIAAEEADALATSGELTYEALNLAFQRLTRRVVLGDAAADDTALTDALGELMAAGNKMPGAPAEGYDAFHARLAAYVAEPDASALTGLVAGAPSTAETDVPGQLIHWLFAMGDTLPTNLYRALALLSAHPDALARVRAESAGDGGVEAVAGSAYLAGCILEAMRLWPTTALFGRVQAEEYRWTNGQKTPVGTQLLIHNLFNHRNPDRVPFADRFAPEEWSEGSAGEDWSFNFFSHGPQGCPGYGLSIFLGQAFLGRLLAQVTPRITRGTALDAGKPLPYGWDVYAATLALDPLV, encoded by the coding sequence ATGGCCCTGGACTTCAAGCACGCCTCGATCGTCGAAGGCGTGCGGTTCACCGCCCAGGTCGGCGTCCCCAATGTCGTCCAGGGTCTCTTCAAGAAGCGTCCCGGAGTCGTCAGCACGGTCGGCAAGCTGCCCGCCGACGCCCTCGCGCACCGCCTGGTCGCCGGTCTCGCGGCGAAGTACGGCCCGGACCCGTTCTGGGTGCGGGTCGGCGGCGACGAGGCGCTGCTGGTCACCCACCCCGACGACCTCCGGATCGTGCTCGGTGGCAGCCCGTCGCCGTTCGCCTCCGACCCCGACGCGAAGCGCAAGGGCATGGCGGCGTTCCAGCCGACCGCGCTGACGATCTCGCGCGGCGACCTGTGGGCGGACCGACGGGCGTTCGCCGAGGCCGTGCTCCAGACCGCCTCGCCGCTCCACTCGCTGGCCGGCACCTTCGCCGCGATCGCCGCCGAGGAGGCCGATGCGCTCGCCACGTCGGGCGAGCTGACCTACGAGGCTCTCAACCTCGCCTTCCAGCGGCTCACCCGCCGCGTCGTCCTCGGCGACGCGGCCGCCGACGACACCGCGCTCACCGATGCGCTCGGAGAGCTGATGGCGGCGGGCAACAAGATGCCCGGCGCCCCCGCCGAGGGGTACGACGCCTTCCACGCACGCCTCGCCGCCTACGTCGCGGAGCCCGACGCCTCGGCACTGACCGGTCTGGTCGCTGGCGCTCCGAGCACGGCGGAGACCGACGTGCCCGGGCAGCTGATCCACTGGCTCTTCGCGATGGGCGACACCCTCCCGACCAACCTCTACCGCGCGCTCGCCCTCCTCTCGGCCCACCCCGACGCTCTCGCGCGGGTGCGTGCGGAGAGCGCCGGCGATGGTGGGGTCGAGGCGGTTGCCGGGTCGGCGTACCTCGCCGGGTGCATCCTCGAAGCCATGCGGCTGTGGCCGACGACCGCGCTCTTCGGCCGCGTCCAGGCGGAGGAGTACCGCTGGACCAACGGCCAGAAGACGCCGGTCGGCACCCAGCTCCTGATCCACAACCTCTTCAACCACCGCAACCCCGACCGGGTGCCGTTCGCGGACCGGTTCGCGCCGGAGGAGTGGAGCGAGGGCTCGGCCGGTGAGGACTGGTCGTTCAACTTCTTCAGCCACGGGCCGCAGGGCTGCCCCGGCTACGGGCTGTCGATCTTCCTCGGCCAGGCGTTCCTGGGCCGGCTGCTCGCGCAGGTCACCCCGCGGATCACCCGCGGCACCGCGCTCGACGCCGGCAAGCCCCTGCCCTACGGCTGGGACGTGTACGCCGCGACGCTCGCGCTCGACCCGCTCGTCTAG
- a CDS encoding Glu/Leu/Phe/Val family dehydrogenase, producing MTAVADAPAIAPGASVLADARAQLKTATDVLGYDESLFSMLATPRREVTVSIPLRRDNGTSEVLIGHRVQHNFSRGPAKGGLRYSPDVTLDEVRALAMWMTWKCALLDVPYGGAKGGVRIDPREHSQPELERVTRRYTSEISPLIGPERDIPAPDIGTDERTMAWMMDTYSVQQGHTVLGVTTGKPISLGGSLGRATATSRGVAHVAFAALADRGITVAGATAAVQGFGKVGRYAARFLAEAGMKVVAVSDQYGAIADEKGLDIPALEAHVEATGSVVGFAGSDELEGAAILELEVDLLVPAAVEGVLHAGNAERVKAKVIVEGANGPTSPEADEVFRRNGILVAPDILANAGGVVVSYFEWVQSSQAFWWSADEVESRLAARMDIAWRDVNAAARRLDLPLRDAATVLAVERVAQAHLQRGLYP from the coding sequence GTGACCGCCGTCGCCGACGCGCCGGCCATCGCGCCGGGCGCCTCCGTCCTCGCCGACGCACGGGCGCAGCTGAAGACCGCCACCGACGTGCTCGGCTACGACGAGAGCCTCTTCTCGATGCTCGCCACGCCGCGCCGCGAGGTCACCGTCTCCATCCCGCTGCGGCGCGACAACGGCACCTCGGAGGTCCTCATCGGCCACCGCGTGCAGCACAACTTCTCCCGCGGCCCGGCCAAGGGCGGCCTGCGCTACTCCCCCGACGTGACGCTGGACGAGGTCCGCGCGCTGGCCATGTGGATGACCTGGAAGTGCGCCCTGCTCGACGTGCCCTACGGCGGCGCGAAGGGCGGCGTACGGATCGACCCGCGCGAGCACTCGCAGCCCGAGCTGGAGCGTGTGACCCGGCGCTACACCTCCGAGATCTCCCCGCTGATCGGACCCGAGCGCGACATCCCGGCGCCCGACATCGGCACCGACGAGCGCACGATGGCCTGGATGATGGACACCTACTCCGTCCAGCAGGGCCACACCGTCCTCGGTGTCACCACGGGCAAGCCGATCAGCCTCGGTGGCTCCCTGGGCCGGGCCACGGCTACCTCGCGCGGCGTCGCCCACGTCGCGTTCGCCGCGCTCGCCGACCGGGGCATCACGGTCGCCGGCGCGACCGCCGCTGTCCAGGGCTTCGGCAAGGTCGGCCGGTACGCCGCCCGCTTCCTCGCCGAGGCCGGCATGAAGGTCGTCGCGGTGTCGGACCAGTACGGCGCGATCGCCGACGAGAAGGGACTCGACATCCCCGCACTCGAGGCGCACGTCGAGGCCACCGGCTCCGTCGTCGGCTTCGCCGGGTCCGACGAGCTCGAGGGCGCCGCGATCCTCGAGCTCGAGGTCGACCTGCTCGTGCCCGCCGCGGTCGAGGGCGTCCTGCACGCCGGCAACGCCGAGCGTGTGAAGGCGAAGGTCATCGTCGAGGGCGCCAACGGCCCCACCAGCCCGGAGGCCGACGAGGTCTTCCGCCGCAACGGCATCCTCGTCGCGCCGGACATCCTGGCCAACGCCGGTGGCGTGGTCGTCTCCTACTTCGAGTGGGTGCAGAGCAGCCAGGCGTTCTGGTGGTCGGCCGACGAGGTGGAGTCCCGCCTCGCCGCTCGCATGGACATCGCCTGGCGCGACGTCAACGCAGCCGCGCGCCGCCTCGACCTGCCGCTGCGCGACGCCGCCACCGTCCTGGCCGTCGAGCGCGTCGCCCAGGCCCACCTGCAGCGCGGCCTCTACCCGTGA
- a CDS encoding acyl-CoA dehydrogenase family protein, translating into MTDVQQRADAGVLAVLLDGEYAALRARAREFLVEHAAFHVEAESLDRDAYRDRVRDLVVEAAARGLTASGFPAAYGGSEDFGGNVAAFETLAYGDLSVLVKFGVQFGLFGGAIHQLGTTRHHDAWLADIASARLLGSFAMTETGHGSNVQAIRTTATFDPDTDEFVIDTPDDDARKDYIGNAARHAEAAAVFAQLVVDGTGHGVHALFVPLRDPSGATLPGVRIEDCGTKLGLQGVDNGRIWFDGVRVPRTNLLNRYGDVSPEGVYSSPIENPDRRFFTMLGTLVQGRVCVGGAGITASKVALTIATRYAAERRQFGAAGQPETVLLDYGQHQRRLLPLVARTYALHFAQERLARDFHEVFTAGDATTERRRRALESRAAATKSLATWHATRTIQECREACGGAGYLAVNRFAALKADTDVFTTFEGDNTILLQLVGKGRLTDLKDEFGSLDGVAMARYIGREAAETLAEKVIARSVIERVRDAARGHDEGEPGGDLLDPAYQLRMLRTREERITGSVARRLKAGMDAGVDPAEVFSRCQHHLLAAAAAHAERIVLEALLTKVEAMPTGPERDLLAKVGHLHALSEIERDRAWWMEHGRLSTERAKSVTRAVDTLCRELRDDALTLVAAFGVPEPLLTQEI; encoded by the coding sequence ATGACCGACGTGCAGCAGCGCGCAGACGCCGGCGTACTCGCCGTCCTCCTGGACGGCGAGTACGCCGCGTTGCGTGCCCGGGCCCGGGAGTTCCTCGTCGAGCACGCGGCGTTCCACGTCGAGGCCGAGTCGCTCGACCGCGACGCCTACCGCGACCGGGTGCGCGACCTCGTGGTCGAGGCTGCTGCGCGGGGGCTGACGGCCTCCGGCTTCCCCGCCGCCTACGGCGGAAGCGAGGACTTCGGCGGCAACGTCGCCGCCTTCGAGACCCTGGCGTACGGCGACCTGTCGGTGCTGGTGAAGTTCGGCGTCCAGTTCGGGCTCTTCGGCGGCGCGATCCACCAGCTCGGCACCACCCGGCACCACGACGCCTGGCTCGCCGACATCGCCTCCGCCCGCCTGCTCGGCTCGTTCGCCATGACCGAGACCGGCCACGGCTCCAACGTCCAGGCGATCCGGACCACCGCCACCTTCGACCCGGACACCGACGAGTTCGTCATCGACACCCCCGACGACGACGCCCGCAAGGACTACATCGGCAACGCCGCGCGGCACGCGGAGGCGGCAGCGGTCTTCGCCCAGCTCGTCGTCGACGGCACCGGCCACGGCGTGCACGCGCTCTTCGTCCCGCTCCGCGACCCGAGCGGCGCGACGTTGCCCGGCGTACGGATCGAGGACTGCGGCACCAAGCTCGGCCTGCAGGGCGTCGACAACGGCCGGATCTGGTTCGACGGCGTCCGCGTCCCGCGGACCAACCTGCTCAACCGCTACGGCGACGTCTCCCCCGAAGGCGTCTACTCCTCGCCCATCGAGAACCCCGACCGCCGCTTCTTCACGATGCTCGGCACCCTCGTCCAGGGCCGGGTCTGCGTCGGCGGGGCGGGCATCACCGCGAGCAAGGTAGCGCTCACCATCGCCACCCGCTACGCCGCCGAGCGCCGCCAGTTCGGTGCGGCGGGCCAGCCCGAGACGGTCCTGCTCGACTACGGCCAGCACCAGCGACGGCTGCTGCCGCTGGTCGCCCGCACCTACGCCCTGCACTTCGCGCAGGAGCGGCTGGCCCGCGACTTCCACGAGGTCTTCACCGCCGGCGACGCCACGACCGAACGCCGCCGCCGCGCTCTCGAGTCGCGGGCTGCGGCCACCAAGTCGCTGGCCACCTGGCACGCGACGCGGACGATCCAGGAGTGCCGCGAAGCCTGCGGCGGCGCCGGCTACCTGGCCGTCAACCGGTTCGCTGCGCTCAAGGCGGACACCGACGTCTTCACCACCTTCGAGGGTGACAACACGATCCTGCTCCAGCTGGTCGGCAAGGGCCGGCTGACCGACCTCAAGGACGAGTTCGGCTCGCTCGACGGCGTCGCGATGGCCCGCTACATCGGGCGCGAGGCGGCCGAGACGCTGGCCGAGAAGGTGATCGCCCGCTCCGTCATCGAGCGGGTCCGCGACGCGGCCCGCGGCCACGACGAGGGCGAGCCGGGTGGCGACCTGCTCGACCCGGCGTACCAGCTCCGGATGCTGCGTACCCGCGAGGAGCGGATCACCGGCAGCGTCGCGCGCCGGCTGAAGGCCGGGATGGACGCCGGCGTCGACCCGGCCGAGGTGTTCAGCCGGTGCCAGCACCACCTGCTCGCCGCGGCGGCCGCCCACGCCGAGCGGATCGTGCTCGAGGCGCTGCTGACCAAGGTCGAGGCGATGCCCACCGGCCCCGAGCGCGACCTGCTCGCGAAGGTCGGTCACCTGCACGCGCTGTCCGAGATCGAGCGCGACCGGGCGTGGTGGATGGAGCACGGCCGGCTCTCGACCGAGCGTGCCAAGTCGGTGACCCGTGCGGTCGATACGTTGTGTCGCGAGCTCCGCGACGACGCCCTCACCCTCGTGGCCGCCTTCGGCGTCCCCGAACCCCTACTCACTCAGGAGATCTGA
- a CDS encoding peroxidase family protein: MSPKIPNPLGLQWYQHPSLTLQLAALSKERDDLREKNLFEGEGIRPDKDLGEAPEEALRARTPEGDFNDLGCPHMGARGTGFGRNVPIEKTVVDRKNLLNPDPREISRRLMARDTFKPAGILNALGAAWLQFENHNWFFHGNGDPTRFIEIPLQPGDDFPENPMRIRDTLPMHGGEIKDGCPAPVFANAETHWWDGSQIYGSGAEKQATIRTFKDGKIKVDDNGRLPKSDIPGVDLTGMQENYWFGPGLLHTLFAREHNAVVDAIRKSHPDLSDQRLFELGVLVVSALIAKIHTVEWTPCVLRHPALQIGMSANWYGALGETFRDKVGRIGDSEALSGIVGSSTDHHSAPFSLTEEFVSVYRMHPLIPDDWSFFSLASGEHKFDRYFTDIQGMYTRDFMDSLEMGDMWYSIGKASAGAVCLKNYPNALRNLTRIDGQVTDLATLDIVRDRERGVPRYNDFREALRMPRRRKFTDLTPNKEWAKEIAEIYNGDIDAVDLQIGMQAEQPPKGFGFSDTAFRIFILMASRRLKSDRFFTKDFTPATYTKTGFDWVNDNSMKDVLLRHYPELETVIGDVERVFAPWHELGVAEPGKKPTILRAADTVKAYLPWG, encoded by the coding sequence ATGAGCCCGAAGATCCCCAACCCGCTCGGCCTGCAGTGGTACCAGCACCCCTCGCTCACCCTGCAGCTCGCGGCCCTCTCCAAGGAGCGCGACGACCTCCGCGAGAAGAACCTGTTCGAGGGCGAGGGCATCCGCCCCGACAAGGACCTCGGCGAGGCACCCGAGGAAGCCCTCCGCGCGCGGACGCCCGAGGGCGACTTCAACGACCTCGGCTGCCCGCACATGGGTGCGCGTGGCACCGGCTTCGGCCGCAACGTGCCGATCGAGAAGACCGTCGTCGACCGCAAGAACCTGCTCAACCCCGACCCGCGCGAGATCAGCCGGCGCCTGATGGCGCGCGACACCTTCAAGCCGGCCGGCATCCTCAACGCGCTCGGTGCCGCGTGGCTGCAGTTCGAGAACCACAACTGGTTCTTCCACGGCAACGGCGACCCGACGCGGTTCATCGAGATCCCGCTGCAGCCGGGCGACGACTTCCCCGAGAACCCCATGCGGATCCGCGACACCCTCCCGATGCACGGCGGGGAGATCAAGGACGGCTGCCCGGCACCGGTCTTCGCCAACGCCGAGACGCACTGGTGGGACGGCTCGCAGATCTACGGCAGCGGCGCCGAGAAGCAGGCGACGATCCGTACCTTCAAGGACGGCAAGATCAAGGTCGACGACAACGGGCGCCTGCCGAAGAGCGACATCCCCGGTGTCGACCTGACCGGCATGCAGGAGAACTACTGGTTCGGCCCGGGCCTGCTGCACACCCTCTTCGCGCGCGAGCACAACGCCGTCGTCGACGCGATCAGGAAGTCCCACCCGGACCTCTCCGACCAGCGGCTCTTCGAGCTCGGCGTCCTCGTCGTCTCGGCCCTGATCGCCAAGATCCACACGGTCGAGTGGACGCCGTGCGTGCTGCGCCACCCGGCGCTGCAGATCGGCATGAGCGCCAACTGGTACGGCGCGCTGGGCGAGACGTTCCGCGACAAGGTCGGCCGGATCGGTGACTCCGAGGCCCTCTCCGGCATCGTCGGCTCCTCGACTGACCACCACTCCGCGCCGTTCTCGCTGACCGAGGAGTTCGTCTCCGTCTACCGGATGCACCCGCTCATCCCGGACGACTGGTCCTTCTTCTCCCTGGCCAGCGGCGAGCACAAGTTCGACCGCTACTTCACCGACATCCAGGGCATGTACACCCGGGACTTCATGGACAGCCTCGAGATGGGCGACATGTGGTACTCGATCGGCAAGGCGAGCGCCGGCGCGGTCTGCCTGAAGAACTACCCCAACGCACTGCGCAACCTGACCCGCATCGACGGCCAGGTCACCGACCTCGCGACGCTCGACATCGTGCGTGACCGCGAGCGCGGCGTCCCGCGCTACAACGACTTCCGCGAGGCGCTGCGCATGCCGCGGCGCAGGAAGTTCACCGACCTCACCCCCAACAAGGAGTGGGCCAAGGAGATCGCGGAGATCTACAACGGCGACATCGACGCCGTCGACCTCCAGATCGGCATGCAGGCCGAACAGCCGCCCAAGGGCTTCGGCTTCTCCGACACGGCGTTCCGGATCTTCATCCTGATGGCGTCACGCCGCCTCAAGAGCGACCGGTTCTTCACCAAGGACTTCACCCCGGCGACCTACACGAAGACCGGCTTCGACTGGGTCAACGACAACTCGATGAAGGACGTGCTCCTGCGTCACTACCCCGAGCTCGAGACGGTCATCGGCGACGTGGAGCGGGTCTTCGCCCCGTGGCACGAGCTCGGTGTCGCCGAGCCGGGCAAGAAGCCGACGATCCTCCGCGCTGCCGACACCGTGAAGGCCTATCTGCCGTGGGGCTGA
- a CDS encoding PucR family transcriptional regulator produces the protein MTSPTDAVDPGPGPVEQRLGGLTAVLLGTLRERSVEVAHQVRERIDFYRESGVVTLDDLAASCEENLRFVIDGLARGVVGDPAPAAATGVRRAEAGVPLPAVLAAYRVGFRTMWEHVADECARRGIPAELVVGAAADAVVANDVFTEAMSAAYNATLTAQLVRREAERTALVEALLSGTVVDRRTLWEVADLLGLPVAGTYVVAAAVLPAPGRSALVGVETELARVGCRSTWRLLPDVQVGIIDAGTVHVERVVEVLEAEGRARVGVSPVFEDLTGAARALELARLSAAAAPAAGGVLRFGDDPVGIAVAASGDVFGRVADDVLGPLDSLAEAERYTLLETLEVWVEVGGSATKTATRLSCHANTVRHRLRRFEEKTGRRLDRPRDVAALCLALEARRD, from the coding sequence ATGACCAGCCCGACCGATGCCGTCGACCCCGGACCAGGCCCCGTCGAGCAGCGGCTCGGCGGGCTCACCGCGGTCCTGCTCGGCACGCTGCGCGAGCGGAGCGTCGAGGTGGCGCACCAGGTGCGCGAGCGGATCGACTTCTACCGCGAGAGCGGCGTGGTGACCCTCGACGACCTGGCCGCGAGCTGCGAGGAGAACCTCCGGTTCGTCATCGACGGGCTGGCGCGCGGCGTCGTCGGCGACCCGGCGCCCGCCGCCGCGACCGGCGTACGACGGGCCGAGGCGGGGGTGCCGCTGCCGGCCGTGCTCGCGGCGTACCGGGTCGGGTTCCGGACGATGTGGGAGCACGTCGCCGACGAGTGCGCACGTCGGGGCATCCCGGCCGAGCTGGTCGTGGGCGCAGCGGCAGACGCGGTCGTCGCCAACGACGTCTTCACCGAGGCGATGTCGGCGGCGTACAACGCCACCCTGACCGCGCAGCTGGTCCGCCGGGAGGCGGAGCGGACGGCGCTCGTCGAGGCGCTGCTCAGCGGCACGGTGGTCGACCGCCGCACGCTCTGGGAGGTGGCCGACCTGCTCGGCCTGCCCGTGGCCGGCACCTACGTCGTCGCGGCCGCCGTCCTCCCGGCCCCGGGTCGCTCGGCGCTGGTGGGCGTGGAGACGGAGCTGGCGCGCGTCGGCTGCCGGTCGACCTGGCGCCTGCTGCCTGACGTCCAGGTCGGGATCATCGACGCCGGCACCGTCCACGTGGAGCGCGTGGTCGAGGTGCTCGAGGCCGAGGGACGTGCCCGGGTAGGGGTGAGCCCGGTCTTCGAGGACCTGACCGGCGCGGCCCGCGCGCTGGAGCTGGCGCGGCTCTCGGCTGCGGCGGCACCCGCAGCGGGTGGGGTGCTCCGCTTCGGCGACGACCCGGTCGGCATCGCGGTCGCCGCGAGCGGCGACGTCTTCGGCCGGGTCGCCGACGACGTGCTGGGACCGCTGGACTCCCTCGCCGAGGCCGAGCGCTACACGCTGCTGGAGACCCTCGAGGTCTGGGTCGAGGTCGGCGGCTCCGCCACCAAGACCGCCACCCGGCTCTCCTGCCACGCCAACACGGTGCGGCACCGGCTGCGCCGGTTCGAGGAGAAGACCGGGCGCCGGCTCGACCGGCCGCGCGACGTCGCGGCGCTCTGCCTCGCGCTGGAGGCGCGCCGCGACTGA
- the gabT gene encoding 4-aminobutyrate--2-oxoglutarate transaminase, translating to MTTITPEATSPAATTGGPALPQERRLVTAIPGPKSLELQARKSAAVAAGVGTTLPVYVTAAGGGVLVDVDGNSLIDLGSGIAVTTVGNAAPKVVQAVQDQVAAFTHTCFMVTPYAGYVEVAEALNRVAPGDHEKRSALFNSGSEAVENAVKIARKYTGKTAVVVFDHAYHGRTNLTMAMTAKNMPYKDGFGPFASDVYRVPLSYPYRDAGADGPVSGAAAAARAIDQIDKQVGAGNLAAIVIEPIQGEGGFIVPADGFLRGLAEWCRANNVVFVADEVQTGFARTGAMFAVEHDDVVPDLIVTAKGIAGGLPLSAVTGRAEIMDSAHVGGLGGTYGGNPLACAAALAVLETIESEGLVERAAKIGDLMKGRLHALQERDARVGDVRGRGAMIAVELVKAGTTEPDADLTKRVAAAAHERGVVVLTCGTYGNVLRFLPPLSISDALLEDACDVLDEVFEVTA from the coding sequence ATGACCACCATCACCCCCGAGGCCACCTCGCCGGCCGCCACCACCGGCGGCCCCGCCCTTCCCCAGGAGCGGCGTCTCGTCACCGCGATCCCGGGCCCGAAGTCGCTCGAGCTGCAGGCCCGCAAGAGCGCCGCGGTCGCCGCCGGCGTCGGCACCACGCTGCCGGTCTACGTCACCGCGGCCGGTGGCGGCGTCCTCGTCGACGTCGACGGCAACTCGCTGATCGACCTCGGCTCCGGCATCGCCGTCACCACCGTCGGCAACGCCGCGCCCAAGGTCGTCCAGGCGGTCCAGGACCAGGTCGCGGCGTTCACGCACACCTGCTTCATGGTCACCCCCTACGCCGGGTACGTCGAGGTGGCCGAGGCGCTCAACCGGGTCGCCCCCGGTGACCACGAGAAGCGCAGCGCGCTCTTCAACTCCGGCTCCGAGGCCGTCGAGAACGCGGTCAAGATCGCCCGCAAGTACACCGGCAAGACGGCCGTCGTCGTCTTCGACCACGCCTACCACGGCCGCACCAACCTGACGATGGCGATGACGGCGAAGAACATGCCGTACAAGGACGGGTTCGGCCCGTTCGCCTCCGACGTCTACCGCGTCCCGCTCTCCTACCCCTACCGCGACGCCGGTGCCGACGGTCCTGTTTCGGGGGCCGCTGCTGCCGCCCGCGCCATCGACCAGATCGACAAGCAGGTCGGCGCGGGCAACCTGGCCGCGATCGTGATCGAGCCGATCCAGGGCGAGGGCGGCTTCATCGTCCCGGCCGACGGCTTCCTGCGCGGCCTGGCCGAGTGGTGCCGGGCCAACAACGTCGTCTTCGTCGCCGACGAGGTGCAGACCGGCTTCGCCCGCACCGGTGCGATGTTCGCCGTCGAGCACGACGACGTCGTGCCCGACCTGATCGTCACCGCCAAGGGCATCGCCGGCGGGCTGCCGCTCTCCGCGGTCACCGGCCGCGCCGAGATCATGGACTCCGCCCACGTGGGCGGCCTGGGTGGCACCTACGGCGGCAACCCGCTCGCCTGTGCCGCCGCCCTCGCCGTCCTCGAGACGATCGAGTCCGAGGGCCTGGTCGAGCGCGCCGCGAAGATCGGCGACCTGATGAAGGGCCGCCTGCACGCGCTCCAGGAGCGCGACGCCCGGGTCGGCGACGTCCGTGGTCGCGGCGCGATGATCGCGGTCGAGCTGGTCAAGGCCGGCACGACCGAGCCCGACGCCGACCTCACCAAGCGGGTCGCCGCGGCCGCCCACGAGCGCGGTGTCGTCGTCCTCACCTGCGGCACCTACGGCAACGTGCTCCGCTTCCTGCCGCCGCTGTCGATCAGCGACGCGCTCCTCGAGGACGCCTGCGACGTGCTCGACGAGGTCTTCGAGGTGACCGCGTGA